GAAATATAACTTGAGGGtgcactaaaacaaaacaaaacaaaacaaaaacaaaacaagccctCTTCTCCAGTTGCTGTCAGAAATGGCACCATCCTAGAATTCAGCCATGTGGTTTTATTTAGTTTCAACACTGCATTGATAACCCTGTGCATTTGGTGATCATTTGGGTTTAAAATATCTTAATAAACTGTTTGAGTGGGGGGCTGAAGGAagccctttcttttcccttttgagCCTGTTTTGAGTTTTGCCAGCCCGCAGCTTGGAGGCAGGCTCCTGGCTCTTCCACTCCACCAACAGTTCCTTCTGCATCTCCGTAGGCAACTCGGAAAAGGTTTGGGGATCAATACTGGGAGGGAGGACAAGTTTTGAACCGTTTTTCCAACCTTCGTTGTTGGCTTCTTTGTCTGGGTGTTTCTGCCCCTCTGGAATACAAAGCTGCAGAAATGAAGGCTGAGGTGGAACTGGGGGCGAGCTTTTAACACCCATAGTAGCGTCAGCAATTGATGCATTTTCACCAGTCTCTAGAGAGCGGCTGGGAGTACAAGTGTTTACAGCCATGCCCCCACATGCCAAAGAGCTAACGTCCTGTTGGATGCTTCCAGAAATCAAGGACGCATGGCTCGTTTGGTCTTGTGCCTTAACCGGCATTCCTTCTCTCGAGACCAATAATGTTTGTTCCTGTAGAGATGCTGCAGAATCTCCTCCTCTCATTTGGCTAGAAATAATCTCTTCCTTAATGTCTGCTGGAAGTTGGTTAAACACATTGCAGTCAATGCCATCAGGAAGCAAATGAAGCGGGAACTCAAGAGGGCCAGTATCTTTCTGGAGGTCTGGGGACTCCAGTCGACCTTTTATAGCATCCCTCACCTCTGATGAAGCTTCACAGCGGTCCAGCTTATCTCCTAAAGTTATTCGTTTTGCACCCATCCCTTCTGTTTCCTGCAACACAAATGACACCTTTTTTTTTGTGCAAGAACAttatttgccaacctggtgctctgagcagatgttttggactacagcttccaccagccccagcctggCTGTTGCAGAGTTAGTCAGTAAATAACACAGTTTAAAGCTGGGGCTAACTTTATTAGCGAAGCACGATATGCAAGAGACTTGGCTGGGTTtcatgcctaatgagcacagtAGCTCATGCCCTGTAGTAGGGCCTACTCCATGAAATAAGTTGCCATGACtaaagctcccccctccccctctccagggtttcgtGCAAGCAGTtggagactgcgcctgcatgcGGTCTGTATTTGCTCCTTCTgtttcatacctctcctggttctgCAAGTCAGTGTTAGAGTACTGAGGAGTACAGCTCTGATGagaaatggtgggagcctcctcctcctccccctgctcctgaccaggatcctgaaactgcccaggagcagtggagcagtatagatttggaacagtgttttgcagagggacatagtttggAAGACAACAGCTGGGCAGAACTGAGTGGGggacagctaggagaagaagaactggaagagagagagagctaatagACTCTCTCTCTCGCTGGAAAGTGCCTAGCCTATCAGCCCAAGGCCAagtagagcagataaggtggctacaCAAAAAGCACGGTGGCtgtgagatcaggttgcaaggcgCGGAAGTGACTAgaggggaagtgggtggaaaccttaattgggagcactttCATTCCAAGAATCaatgctttgttcttttgctgtgatcattaaaaactatttaaatggTAAGAGACCCTTTTcgctttgtcctgcttatctacgGCCTAAGCAGGGGAAGCAAAGTCCCCAAAGCCTGacgggggaggggagcttgtcacagcagggtgggggggagacacctgtAACTTCACCAGCCTGgcacatctctgcctcttgacctccctccttccactctcctgcttcagcttctgcctctgattctcgacttctctctgccacagactgtcCCAACTCACTGAGCTCTGTTGCTGGCTCCCCAGCCAGTTCcttcaccattcctctgcgtccttcaccattcctctgcatccaacactggctagagctgatgggagtcatagtccaaaacatctgcagacaGCATCAGCTTGGCAAAGGTAGATTAAGATACCCAGCAAGCATCATTCAGTTGACTGTCAATCTCTTCTAATTGCTCTTTGAACCGTACTCTTGCGAGTAAGTCCAGAAATAATTTTACTAGCCTGCCTGCTCTACACATACgttactcatatatatatatatatatatatatatatatatatatataaaaacctacAGTTGAGATCTGTGCCAGAATTCTGATAGGGACCATCTATACCAGGAttagccaacttggtgccctctgtATGCTGTTGGATTCAACtaccaccagtcccagccagcatggccagtggtcaggagaTGGTGAAGTTGTAATccagtgggcaccaggttggccaccGCTGACCTATGTTGTATTTGTGGTGGCGACATCTCCAATACCAACAGGCTGAGCTGGTGTACTTGATAAGAGTCTTGTCTACAAAGTATAGGTGAGGGGCTCAGCCTCAAGCTTTCTCTAGTATTTTTTATTACTAATGAGGGAGAAATAACAGCCCCTCAAAATTTCAATTTTCATTGCAAAAAGTCTTATTCAGTGAATTTAAGTAATATTACTTTTTTTCTGCTGTATGGAGTTTGTAAACCACAACATCACTTTGGGATATGGCaggcaacatctctctctctctttttacaaaaaataataaagttcTGAACTTACATGAATGACTTTGCTGCAGCTGGAAGAGGGTGGTGAACGAGTTAAATAAAACCCAATAGACCGCTTGGCGGAAGCAGGAGGGGCCTTGAGGCTGGAGAAGCAGACGTTCAGAAGCGTCAGATGAAAGGGAACTTGCACATTTATCATCTTATGAAACAGTTTCATCAGGAGAGCAACCAGGTGGGTCTTGACTTTGGAGTCGCCTGGAtgtgaacatttaaaaacaggAGAAACCCACCCTGAAGTTACACACATGTTTTACAGTGCCGAACAAGATCTGCAGCAGAATTCCAGTAAAGATCATCTATACCGGGGGAGAGGGCATGGTACCCTTTGGatgttgggactcccaactcccatcaccccctgccagcatagccaatggtcagggaccgtcctccaacaacatctggaggacaccagattggcTGTTGCCGATttatgcagtacagtggtgcctcgctagacgaatttaattcgttccacgggtcttttcttataacgaaaaattcgtctagcgaatcccataggaaagcattgaattttttttgcccataggaacgcattaattgaatttcaatgcattcctatgggaaaccgcgattcactagacgaatttttcataaaacaaatttgtctagcgaggcaacctccgctcgaaaaatcctttcgttaagcggaaatttcgttaagcagggcattcgttaagcgaggcaccactgtatggtacTTGTAAAAATAATGCCTCCAATACTGGTTGCCAGAGCTGGCACGCTGGCACCCAAAGCACAGTTCCATGTTTCTATGAGGGAAGGGAAAGTTATTTGATTGGATGGGATACAGGGGTGGTCTGAAGCATAGatgccaacttccagattgaaaaatctgggatcggcagctgcacgggaccggaagtcgcgctgtggccattttggaactgggcagagcgacaccggaagttgcttctatgcatgctctgcccatttccaaaatggccgcagcgccataaattgcttctgcgcatgtccagagactccggacatgtgcagaaggagcctccccgggctggtaagaatctgggggatttacggttttttaaaaaaatccgggctgccagcgggaaacggctggaaaacgGGGGTtccccagggaatacgggagacttggcagctatggtcttaagCCCAGGATGCAGAGAAGCAAAAAATTGAAAACAATATATAGGGAGCCCGGATGCAAGGCAACTgataggtgggtgggtgttcagtAGGGAAAGGGTTTGGCAGAGGTTGTTGTGGACACTCCTAGTCACCAGAAGAGAGTCTACTCAGTGGCAACTGGGAGAACCCCAATCTATCTCTGCCTTACCCCTGCCCCCGTAGTAAATTGAGGAGGGCACCTTGGAGCAGGAAGCATCAGGCTTTCCCCAAAATAACTGCACAGCAGGCTTGCAAAGACCATGGGCCTTTGCAAGCAGTGACGTCAGGCACTTTAAAGGCTTGATCTCTTTTGGGGACAGGCAGAGCGATGCTTTCAGCAAAGAGCTGAGACAGAGGAGCAAGGAAGGGAGGCTTAAGGAGAAGAGACAGGGCACTGAGGCAAGGAAGGGCTCGTAAGAGGGGACTCTGAAGATACTTCCCAGTCCTTACAGCCAGGAGAGGCTGTATgctatgagggagggagggagggagggagggagggagggagggagggaggggtgctaGGAACAAAGAGACAAGGTGGATAAAAAATGGTTGCTACCTGTAGGCCTGGGATGAAGAAGCTGTGCCCCCCCGAGAAGATACTGAACTTGCTCCCAAAGAAACATTACTGCAATCCTAACACATTGTCTGTCATGCCTAGGTAATTGCTGCTCTTTGCTGTAGGGAGGCTGGATGCTTTTCTTCTTAGTTGGGGTTCCTCCTTCACCCAAGTGGTTTAAATGACCACACTTCATTGCACAATAGCGCTTGATTAGaatgaaatgcaaaatgaatgcTGACCTGGGCCATGTACACTGCTCTCCCCAGCGCAAGGCCAACATGTGAACCTTGCTTTTTCCAGCTCCTGTTCCAGCTCACTGTCAGCTAAAACTGGTAAACAGGGTATTGTGCTATGTGCtgatgcctgtgtgtgtgtgtgtgtgtgtgtgtgtagggaggcATTATGTAACGGATCAAGCTGCAGGCAGTTTTCTGCTCTCCTTGGAGGAATCACTATGGCTAGTGTGATGAGCCTCTGCACCTCAGTTGTTTAGAAATGTACCCAGCGTTAGCGCTACTCACAGAAGACCCATATAAATTAATGGGCCCAACTAACCTagctccattaattttaatgagcCTACTCAAAGTACAATTTCGTTGGAAACAATTCTTCTTATTGGTTATTTGCACTTAAAGCCTTAACAGAATGGTCCCAGGTCAGGATACAAAAATCTCGCAACTGCAGCAAGCGCAAAATCATAATAAACATCAGAAAATAAAGCCACAAAACCAActggtaacaaaacaaaaaccaggcagAACAGAAAAGCAACCCAGCAAGGTGAGAAGGTGCCCAACTCGACCGAAGCTCCATAGTTGAAAAGCATGCAATGGTGGCACAAGACGCATCTTGAAGGGGAAGTCCCCCCCCACAAAGGCAAGTTACCTGTTCCAATTCTCTGGACCACATGCGATGGAATGGGGCACTGGCGGCTCTCCCGATTAAACCATTTATTGGTAGGGGAAAACTTCCGGATTGATAATCTTATGGTATGTGGCTTTCTTCCATCCTTGTATAACctgaccaaaacaaacaaacaaacacggagAAGCACAGAGGTTGACATGCCCACCATTTCCCAAATGTTTCAGTTTCGCCTGTCTCAAGAAAACCAAACCCTATCAAGCATTTTTACAGCACTGCAGGAATATTCCAAGCGCTTCAGCCATGTGGATCGGTGGGTGACATCCCCACCCCATCAAGGGCCACTTTGTCTTGGAAGGTAATTTTCTGGGGGCCACAAACTgcctggcgctctctctctctctctctctctctctctctctctctctctctctctctctctctctctctctctctctctctctgtgtgtgtgtgtgtgtgtgtgtgtgtgtgtcaggggtgGAGAAGATTTTTCAGCCAAAGGAGAGAGCAACACTTTATCAACACCACTAAACAAAGTACATTGGCTTAAGATTCAAATTTGGGTTCTACTGGCAGGAGCATCTTGTGAGTGGCTCCTGCTGGCAGAAAGAGGGGGCGGGGAATGACTTTTGCCAATCTCCCTTTCCTCCTGTAGCTCCTTTGCCCCTAGAAACCTGTTCTGGAGGACAGCATGAGAGGTCACATGCAGAAGGCTGCTCAAGGGACCTTGGTGAGAATGCCACATCACCTCTGACTCCAGTAGAAGCCTCCACTGGCCTCCAGTTCCCCCTGTGAATGGAAGTAGCCCACTCCCTCCTGGGTGGGGGCAAGTGTCAATtgccagtggtgggcggagcAACAGAACTGACTCTTGCTTTGACCACACAAAAGCCAatagcttctgcacacacacacacaccaatctccCATCTTCCATCCTGGCAGGGAAAAGGCATGATCACAGCACAGGGAGATGTTCCCAGCCAGGCAAGAGCATTCGAGGAGGCTGTTGAGAGGCAAGACCTGGGGACAGGAAGCATGGCCAGGGTAAGAGGCccagacagagaggcttggaggggtGGTATTTAGACCCTGCGCTcacagttccccagccctgcttttatTTGAATGCAACAACCGCTGGTAGGACAAATGACACACACGTTTTAAATACATACATGATTATAGCCAagtcaaaaatatatattttatatgagATATTTCAGCTTATGCCCAGGTGCATCTCTTCTGATAAGATACTCCATAGTTAGGTCACCTGTCCAGAAGACTATCAAGCAGCTCTTCAATTTTCGTCGTCACTTCGGCTTCGGAAGAGCACTTTTTAAAGGAGTCTTCATCACTGAGAGACtgcagaacattaaaaataaatactataATTGTCAATaccacagcaacaacaaatggGGCGGAAAAAATATGAAGGTCTTAACTGGAGGAAACCGAAACCGTGGATTTGCACATTCTGCACGGGCTGATTTTTCACCCAACTAACTTTGTTCTTTAAGATTTTGCATGCTGTGAAATCACCTTTGAAATACTGTGTTTGGGGGAACCGATTAAGTCGAATTTCTGATGAATCACAGCCAAGCTCAtaccaaacgtattgctctgctttcctttggctgCCAATGAGGCCGAGAGGGTGGTcctgtcgtctgggcagcccaggacttccagacacactgcccaggcttgtgccccgaggaggtcattttgttgctgctaatgcaatggtttgacttgacCCCCGatggcacactccattgtctcacgAGACAGACAGATCCCAACAAGAAGAAAACTCAGGCAGCGAGGTGGGGAGCGTCACACTCTCCAGatatctctgtctggccctcaggactcttctcAGGCCGCAACCCTACTCGATgtccattttaaagcttttgCCTGGGTGGAAATTATCTGgcctgtgataatgcctcttggggAGAGGTAGGTCTGCATTGaaactgctggtgtgtgtgtagCTGGAATAGAACCTATGACACAGTAACAatatttgcatccattgctctgcccatctttgcctctggcctttgtctgccatgagggaatgtggcccctgggctgagAAAGTGTTCTCCACCCCCAGTGACTAGGGCATGGCAGAATGTTGAGAACGGAGGCAGAGAAGATCTTGAGCACCTGTGTTTTCCTATATACCTGAGGGAGCCCCGATGGGCTGACTGGGGAATCGTCTTCTCCCCAGCTGAGCTTCTGAATATGTTGGGCAACCGAagatcccatctctctctctaggatcGCAGCCGGGCACGTCTGGAGGTCACGCACCGTGGTGAGTCCCAGCGTCGCAAGGCGCTTTGCTGTTTTATAACCGATACCTGCAGAAGAGAAATAGTTCACCCTACAAGCGCTGGAGCAAACAGGGGACTGCAAATCTCTCAGCGGACTAGCATGAAATGGAATGGCCTTGAACTATGAAGTCCTCAATTCAAAGACAGCAGGAGGCTTCAGGCATGCCCACAagcatatttatttacttgaaagCAAACCCAGGAAGTCCCCTTAGTATGTAAAAACTGGCCCCTTATTTCTGAATGGCCTTTTTTGCTTCCAGATTGATAGGTATTCAGCCACTAAAAAATGTACAATGTGTGTACAGAATAGGACCTGTAAAAGAATATTGAGAATGAATATGACTTGTAAAAGTTTTTTGAGTACTTTTCCcccaaaaaccagagtcctttttgtttggGGATaatcagactgaaattcccaggtgtctgAAGGTATGTATGTTTATGTACGCCACTACTGCAGCCCTATTTTGTTAGCCCCAGAATGGAAAgcaagcgaggtcccaactaaagaagaatggcaacttaaactgatggaatacgcgCAGCTTGcggatttaacatatagaataagagaataagaacatcatatgtttaaagaagattggaaaatgtttattgaatatatggggggaaattgtgtatacTTGAAAACGTCGACAGCATtatgataaattcaacagtgtgaataagttttgatggatgtaataatggaatactgaatggtttcaTTTAGGtaaaatatgcaaatatgcaaaatttatgatatgaaaaatgaaccatggaaagagacaTTGACATTttgaggttgtttaaatgaatattttaaattgtaaaagagaaaatttaataaaaattagacACAAAAAGCACACAATGTGTGTACAGAATAAACAAAGTTAACATTTCTCTTTTCCCGCCACTCAAAAGAAGAAACctttcccccccaaccccctcctCTTAAACCTACCCTATACAGATGAGTGCACATCTAACTCAAACAGaggaatctccccctccccatcttacCAGGCACTTTCATAACGTTGTCAAGGCTGTTCATGAGGTCCTGCCGACCCTCCGGCAACAGAACAGTTTGCTGGTTTGGTTTAAAGGTCCCGGACACCAACTTGGAGAGTAATTTGTTAGTTGCCACTCCTGCACAGCCTGTGAGGCCCAGCCTGCTGTGCATGGCTGCTCTCAAATCCGCTGCCACCTGAGACCCCACAGCCAATCGTATGTGCACTGGATCATGTAAATCGACAGCTGAGAAGCAAACAGAAAGAGTTTCGAAGAGGTGCATCTAACAGGCCAAGCGACCTCGCTTAGGAAGGGCAAGGTACTTACCCTGATTGTTATATACATGGCCTGAGAGAGAGATTTTAGAAAAGGCATCTTTTCCCCACTGTTCCAGCCTTATTTCAACCATCTCAGTGATGTCTACAAAATTTTCATCCAATCCAAGCCTTTCCACCAGGGGAGTAAATTCTTCCAACAGTGctgtaaacaaaacaacaaagtgTTTAATTGAGCTAGCGGAGGGTTTACAGGGAGACGCGggtggctaaaccactgagcctcttgagcttgctgattggGAGATCGGTGGTttgaattcccgcgacggggtgggctcctgttgctctgtcccagctcctgccaacctagcagttcgacagcatgccagtgcaagtagataaataggtaccactgtggcgggaaggtaaacggcgtttccgtgcactctggcactcatcacggtcctccgtgtgccagtagcggtttagtcatgctggctacatgacctggaaaactgtctgtggacaaacaccttggcctgaaagtgagatgagtgccgcaaccccattgtAGGGTCGCCACGCAGACTGAAGAAACTTCGCCACAcagcaatagagaaaaggaaagtacattttattgtttgctgacagcaagcaATGGCTCAGAGGATACTTCCTAAAGCCGAGCCCAGAACAATAGGTGTCTCAAACATTTATACCTTTGGGTAGCCATACATTACAGAACAATCAATCAGACTGGCTCATTTAGAACAAAGAACTACCAATTGGTGAAGGTAAGGCCCATTCCGTTTACCATTTATGAATTTCATATCCTCCTGCTTATTTCATCCCCCACCATATTTGGGACATCCGGGATTACCCCATATTGGAAGAGCTCATCCCAACCTTATTTGGGAACATCTGGGGTTACTGTGACCCACTAAGTTACCTCTGTCCTGGATCCAGCATCTCCTGAAGGGCAGGCGTCCAAGGCAATTTCAGCTTGGCCTATTCCTATGACTAAATGTCCCGAACATTCTATAGCCAGGTGGCTTTATGTAAACACTAGTGTCATTTAGCCCGTTACAATAAACAGGCGCTAgaacatattttatttaattttagtgTGCAAAGCAGAGAGGCTGGGACCCGAGAGCAGCacgtggggtggagggaaggaggtcaggtgggccgccgctgccgccgga
This region of Zootoca vivipara chromosome 11, rZooViv1.1, whole genome shotgun sequence genomic DNA includes:
- the POLI gene encoding DNA polymerase iota isoform X2; protein product: MEGSGDDEEPDWLLPEPGGSPGRGSLAAGRRVPSCHGKVVSAGSSRHRIIVHLDLDCFYAQVEMICNPELRSRPLGVQQKYLVVTCNYEARNAGVKKCMSVKEAKEKCPELVLVNGEDLTKYREMSYKFTALLEEFTPLVERLGLDENFVDITEMVEIRLEQWGKDAFSKISLSGHVYNNQAVDLHDPVHIRLAVGSQVAADLRAAMHSRLGLTGCAGVATNKLLSKLVSGTFKPNQQTVLLPEGRQDLMNSLDNVMKVPGIGYKTAKRLATLGLTTVRDLQTCPAAILEREMGSSVAQHIQKLSWGEDDSPVSPSGLPQSLSDEDSFKKCSSEAEVTTKIEELLDSLLDRLYKDGRKPHTIRLSIRKFSPTNKWFNRESRQCPIPSHVVQRIGTGDSKVKTHLVALLMKLFHKMINVQVPFHLTLLNVCFSSLKAPPASAKRSIGFYLTRSPPSSSCSKVIHETEGMGAKRITLGDKLDRCEASSEVRDAIKGRLESPDLQKDTGPLEFPLHLLPDGIDCNVFNQLPADIKEEIISSQMRGGDSAASLQEQTLLVSREGMPVKAQDQTSLVLPPSIDPQTFSELPTEMQKELLVEWKSQEPASKLRAGKTQNRLKREKKGLPSAPHSNSLLRYFKPK
- the POLI gene encoding DNA polymerase iota isoform X1, translating into MEGSGDDEEPDWLLPEPGGSPGRGSLAAGRRVPSCHGKVVSAGSSRHRIIVHLDLDCFYAQVEMICNPELRSRPLGVQQKYLVVTCNYEARNAGVKKCMSVKEAKEKCPELVLVNGEDLTKYREMSYKFTALLEEFTPLVERLGLDENFVDITEMVEIRLEQWGKDAFSKISLSGHVYNNQAVDLHDPVHIRLAVGSQVAADLRAAMHSRLGLTGCAGVATNKLLSKLVSGTFKPNQQTVLLPEGRQDLMNSLDNVMKVPGIGYKTAKRLATLGLTTVRDLQTCPAAILEREMGSSVAQHIQKLSWGEDDSPVSPSGLPQSLSDEDSFKKCSSEAEVTTKIEELLDSLLDRLYKDGRKPHTIRLSIRKFSPTNKWFNRESRQCPIPSHVVQRIGTGDSKVKTHLVALLMKLFHKMINVQVPFHLTLLNVCFSSLKAPPASAKRSIGFYLTRSPPSSSCSKVIHETEGMGAKRITLGDKLDRCEASSEVRDAIKGRLESPDLQKDTGPLEFPLHLLPDGIDCNVFNQLPADIKEEIISSQMRGGDSAASLQEQTLLVSREGMPVKAQDQTSHASLISGSIQQDVSSLACGGMAVNTCTPSRSLETGENASIADATMGVKSSPPVPPQPSFLQLCIPEGQKHPDKEANNEGWKNGSKLVLPPSIDPQTFSELPTEMQKELLVEWKSQEPASKLRAGKTQNRLKREKKGLPSAPHSNSLLRYFKPK